One window of the Eucalyptus grandis isolate ANBG69807.140 chromosome 8, ASM1654582v1, whole genome shotgun sequence genome contains the following:
- the LOC104457239 gene encoding beta-amyrin 28-monooxygenase, whose translation MDFYYQLFLYLSIFYISLSLLFLVFRKKSSAPNLPPGKKGWPIIGESLEFFGAAKSGCPEKFINHRTTKYSPEVFRTSLLGEDMAVFCSASGNKFLFSGQDKYITTWWPSSMKKVIIFPETMEKFNKDDPKKMRSFLPEFLKPEALQNYIPIMDSMTREHLESDWSPYKEVKVFPLTKNYTFALACRLFMNIKDPQVVSKFADPFARIAPGFTSVPINIPGTPFNKAVEAGKVIRQELLNIIRQRKKEISEGKDAKSRDLLSRLLTEADDDGSVYYEMDVSNKIIGLLIASHDTTSTSITVIVNYLASLPHIYEKVYKEQMEIAKSKVPGELLNWDDIQKMKYSWNVTCESMRLTPPAQGAFREAITDFTFAGYTIPKGWKTFWTVYTTHKNPKYFPDPEKFDPSRFEGNGPTPFTYVPFGGGPRMCPGKEYARIEILIFVHNLVTKFKLEKVIPDEKIIYNPSPVPAYGLLIRLRPLN comes from the exons atggatttCTATTACCAGCTGTTTCTTTACCTCTCCATCTTCTacatctctctttccctcctATTCCTCGTCTTCCGAAAGAAATCCTCCGCTCCTAACCTGCCGCCTGGCAAAAAGGGATGGCCTATCATCGGCGAATCCCTAGAGTTTTTCGGTGCTGCGAAGAGCGGCTGCCCCGAGAAGTTCATAAACCACCGCACGACCAAATACTCCCCGGAGGTCTTCCGTACCTCGCTGCTCGGGGAAGACATGGCCGTGTTCTGCAGCGCCTCCGGCAACAAGTTCTTGTTCTCTGGCCAGGACAAGTACATCACCACCTGGTGGCCCTCCTCCATGAAGAAGGTCATCATCTTCCCCGAAACCATGGAGAAGTTCAACAAAGATGACCCCAAGAAAATGCGCAGCTTCTTGCCGGAGTTCCTAAAACCCGAGGCCCTCCAGAATTACATTCCTATCATGGACTCCATGACTAGGGAGCACTTGGAGAGTGACTGGTCTCCTTATAAGGAAGTGAAGGTGTTTCCTTTGACAAAGAACTACACCTTTGCTCTGGCATGCCGTTTGTTCATGAACATCAAGGACCCTCAGGTTGTGTCGAAATTCGCCGACCCATTTGCTCGTATTGCTCCAGGATTCACTTCAGTACCTATCAATATTCCAGGGACGCCATTCAATAAAGCTGTTGAAGCAGGAAAAGTAATAAGGCAAGAGCTTCTCAACATTATCagacaaaggaagaaggagatctCAGAGGGAAAAGATGCAAAGTCGAGGGACTTGCTGTCTCGATTGCTTACCGAAGCAGACGATGACGGTAGTGTTTATTACGAAATGGATGTGTCCAACAAGATCATTGGATTGCTTATCGCAAGTCATGACACTACTAGTACATCTATCACTGTAATAGTGAATTATCTAGCTTCGTTGCCCCACATTTATGAGAAAGTTTACAAAG AGCAAATGGAGATTGCAAAGTCTAAAGTCCCAGGGGAATTACTAAATTGGGATGATATCCAAAAGATGAAGTATTCATGGAACGTGACTTGTGAGTCAATGAGGCTAACTCCACCTGCACAAGGGGCATTTAGAGAGGCAATCACTGACTTCACTTTTGCCGGTTACACGATTCCAAAGGGATGGAAG ACATTTTGGACCGTGTATACAACTCATAAGAATCCCAAATACTTCCCTGATCCAGAGAAATTTGACCCCTCAAGGTTCGAAGGAAATGGACCTACACCTTTCACCTATGTTCCCTTTGGAGGCGGACCTCGTATGTGCCCTGGAAAAGAATATGCTCGGATCGAAATACTCATTTTTGTGCACAATCTAGTGaccaaattcaaacttgagaagGTCATTCCAGATGAAAAGATAATCTATAATCCATCGCCGGTCCCCGCCTATGGTCTTCTTATTCGCCTCCGACCCCTTAACTAA